In a genomic window of Octopus sinensis linkage group LG16, ASM634580v1, whole genome shotgun sequence:
- the LOC115220476 gene encoding tripartite motif-containing protein 59 isoform X1 — MTECTQEYLEEKFRQFREPNSEEDNTENTDKKTQPQSRLVEKTLRKRKLVFDEEHFQDAFLRCIICRDVYNDTNKAPKSLPCQHCFCLNCFLEMFRVEGEYRQSLTSAFRGMPRAVKIQCPTCRESIIASEDDLRRLPNQNSILELLKFVEQTGITDISYCSKHQLQPINFFCELCSVAVCSDCTVLDHKEINGHNVMSIDEALKKYTPVINDSIEDMEMQKQKYREKRLQILQRMEDVNKMEKRVSAEIKEAFQSFRNAIIERERNITSMAEQEASRKRTHLSENLRQITEKEEDMTERIKILNAAKVEKDIPYMFSMYSAVQDSLNDNIELPHRMDDGFDLSFHYKTEKLDTVTWDLKEFGFLTIESS; from the coding sequence atAATACTGAAAACACCGATAAAAAGACACAACCTCAAAGCAGATTAGTCGAAAAAACTCTACGGAAACGAAAATTGGTCTTCGACGAAGAACATTTTCAAGATGCATTCCTTCGCTGTATCATCTGTCGAGATGTATATAACGATACTAACAAAGCCCCCAAATCTTTACCATGTCAACATTGCTTCTGCCTCAACTGTTTTCTGGAAATGTTCCGCGTGGAAGGCGAGTATCGACAGTCCTTGACTTCGGCTTTCAGAGGCATGCCACGTGCAGTAAAGATTCAATGTCCGACTTGCAGGGAAAGCATTATTGCCTCTGAGGATGACCTCCGTCGACTTCCAAATCAAAACAGTATCTTAGAGCTTCTGAAATTCGTTGAACAAACAGGCATCACTGACATTTCCTACTGCTCCAAACACCAACTACAACCGATCAACTTTTTCTGTGAGTTGTGTTCTGTAGCTGTCTGTAGTGATTGTACAGTTCTCGACCACAAGGAAATAAACGGTCATAACGTGATGAGCATAGATGAAGCCTTGAAAAAATACACACCAGTTATTAACGACTCTATTGAAGATAtggaaatgcaaaaacaaaaatatcgtgAGAAGCGACTGCAGATTCTTCAGCGAATGGAAGatgtaaataaaatggaaaagcgTGTATCAGCAGAAATTAAAGAAGCATTCCAATCTTTCCGAAATGCTATAATAGAACGTGAACGCAATATCACTTCCATGGCTGAACAAGAAGCAAGCAGAAAACGAACCCATCTCAGTGAAAATCTGCGTCAGATAACGGAAAAAGAGGAAGATATGACAGAGCGAATTAAAATTTTAAACGCAGCCAAAGTTGAAAAAGATATTCCATATATGTTCTCTATGTACAGTGCTGTGCAGGATTCATTAAATGACAACATTGAACTGCCTCATCGAATGGATGACGGATTTGATCTGTCTTTTCATTATAAAACAGAGAAGTTAGATACAGTTACTTGGGACCTGAAAGAATTTGGTTTTCTGACAATCGAATCCTCATAA
- the LOC115220476 gene encoding tripartite motif-containing protein 59 isoform X2, protein MEILHKSQWPIERLLPKEEILEDNTENTDKKTQPQSRLVEKTLRKRKLVFDEEHFQDAFLRCIICRDVYNDTNKAPKSLPCQHCFCLNCFLEMFRVEGEYRQSLTSAFRGMPRAVKIQCPTCRESIIASEDDLRRLPNQNSILELLKFVEQTGITDISYCSKHQLQPINFFCELCSVAVCSDCTVLDHKEINGHNVMSIDEALKKYTPVINDSIEDMEMQKQKYREKRLQILQRMEDVNKMEKRVSAEIKEAFQSFRNAIIERERNITSMAEQEASRKRTHLSENLRQITEKEEDMTERIKILNAAKVEKDIPYMFSMYSAVQDSLNDNIELPHRMDDGFDLSFHYKTEKLDTVTWDLKEFGFLTIESS, encoded by the coding sequence atAATACTGAAAACACCGATAAAAAGACACAACCTCAAAGCAGATTAGTCGAAAAAACTCTACGGAAACGAAAATTGGTCTTCGACGAAGAACATTTTCAAGATGCATTCCTTCGCTGTATCATCTGTCGAGATGTATATAACGATACTAACAAAGCCCCCAAATCTTTACCATGTCAACATTGCTTCTGCCTCAACTGTTTTCTGGAAATGTTCCGCGTGGAAGGCGAGTATCGACAGTCCTTGACTTCGGCTTTCAGAGGCATGCCACGTGCAGTAAAGATTCAATGTCCGACTTGCAGGGAAAGCATTATTGCCTCTGAGGATGACCTCCGTCGACTTCCAAATCAAAACAGTATCTTAGAGCTTCTGAAATTCGTTGAACAAACAGGCATCACTGACATTTCCTACTGCTCCAAACACCAACTACAACCGATCAACTTTTTCTGTGAGTTGTGTTCTGTAGCTGTCTGTAGTGATTGTACAGTTCTCGACCACAAGGAAATAAACGGTCATAACGTGATGAGCATAGATGAAGCCTTGAAAAAATACACACCAGTTATTAACGACTCTATTGAAGATAtggaaatgcaaaaacaaaaatatcgtgAGAAGCGACTGCAGATTCTTCAGCGAATGGAAGatgtaaataaaatggaaaagcgTGTATCAGCAGAAATTAAAGAAGCATTCCAATCTTTCCGAAATGCTATAATAGAACGTGAACGCAATATCACTTCCATGGCTGAACAAGAAGCAAGCAGAAAACGAACCCATCTCAGTGAAAATCTGCGTCAGATAACGGAAAAAGAGGAAGATATGACAGAGCGAATTAAAATTTTAAACGCAGCCAAAGTTGAAAAAGATATTCCATATATGTTCTCTATGTACAGTGCTGTGCAGGATTCATTAAATGACAACATTGAACTGCCTCATCGAATGGATGACGGATTTGATCTGTCTTTTCATTATAAAACAGAGAAGTTAGATACAGTTACTTGGGACCTGAAAGAATTTGGTTTTCTGACAATCGAATCCTCATAA